The Papaver somniferum cultivar HN1 chromosome 3, ASM357369v1, whole genome shotgun sequence genome includes a region encoding these proteins:
- the LOC113355762 gene encoding uncharacterized protein LOC113355762 isoform X1 — MRDLRSGVRRGRSATKVVLEEVERSLADQGRSAMVIRRKRSSIKNNKQQPEPEVEQQQQHDDHNNVDGRELETRCFDEIRENVVEMEDYHDAEENMETCNAPAAEELEEEAYTTPTPFEEPTLLRTRLELHARSATAQIVLTAKKRYLEKGPLRKTRLLHESSSSYEMDGETLEGSVSLAAPECEVTNQNCEMYDHKHEGSVPVDIPECETAKDVVVDSINGKKKKKDKVVQTSNAAPVGMAEDEMHRATRLLGKRKTSGTVAKQPNMEDHLIEADEEYELRGAGKFVSQPAFFQKPNRQALKIAAKFHGQRKLVEKEWEEETVSRLRVEDQLLNTQNMVSRLEETLANIMQNDELKKQVNNGSLVCDGNIEVPAMAARTPLRSTGKFETQATFFQKPKCQAVKVADKYEQRKLAENEWQEERVSRLQVEDQLLNTQNMVSRLEEMLANFIQNGKSPTSISNKLPLINCGNLGKDLASVSTMLPTNNNEDLGVEPVSTATLVPVNNSRNLEERLAPTSNRVSINNKVNLREGPALTSTRIPISNKGNLGKRPASTSTRVQLKNNESLGTSPASSSDRANSNNYEPSTSGRSQSRVWRNDEENVPAVQVNSSRHVARSVKDSNVSPFQRFYNSASQKLSGSIPFISVPVDAAVFGTEMELYLDLDDFR; from the exons ATGCGAGACTTGCGTAGTGGAGTTCGAAGAGGTCGTTCAGCAACAAAAGTGGTTCTAGAAGAAGTAGAGAGAAGTCTAGCTGATCAAGGTAGAAGTGCAATGGTGATTCGAAGAAAGAGATCATCGATTAAGAATAACAAACAACAACCAGAACCAGAAgtagagcagcagcagcaacacgaCGATCATAACAATGTTGATGGTCGGGAGCTAGAAACTAGGTGTTTTGATGAAATTCGTGAGAATGTTGTTGAGatggaggattatcatgatgctGAAGAAAATATGGAAACATGCAATGCTCCTGCAGCTGAAGAACTGGAGGAGGAAGCATATACGACTCCTACTCCCTTTGAG GAACCCACCCTTCTTCGCACCCGGCTTGAACTTCACGCACGGTCGGCTACTGCTCAAATT GTTCTTACTGCCAAGAAGCGGTATTTGGAGAAGGGACCGCTGAGGAAAAC AAGACTGCTTCACGAATCATCAAGTAGCTATGAGATGGATGGCGAGACACTGGAAGGATCTGTTTCTCTTGCTGCTCCAGAGTGTGAAGTTACAAACCAAAACTGTGAGATGTACGATCACAAACACGAAGGATCAGTTCCTGTTGATATTCCAGAATGTGAAACTGCAAAGGATGTTGTG GTTGATAGCATCAAcggcaaaaagaagaaaaaagataagGTGGTTCAGACTTCCAAT GCGGCACCTGTTGGTATGGCAGAGGATGAGATGCATAGGGCAACAAGATTATTAGGCAAAAGAAAAA CCTCGGGAACCGTCGCCAAGCAACCCAACATGGAAGATCACCTTATAGAAGCAGATGAAGAATATGAAT TGAGAGGCGCTGGAAAGTTTGTAAGTCAACCCGCTTTCTTCCAAAAGCCTAATCGTCAAGCCCTCAAAATTGCTGCTAAATTTCATGGGCAACGAAAGCTGGTTGAAAAGGAGTGGGAAGAAGAGACAGTGTCCCGTTTACGAGTGGAAGATCAACTCTTGAATACTCAGAACATGGTGTCACGGTTAGAGGAGACGCTCGCCAACATCATGCAAAAC GATGAACTGAAAAAGCAAGTAAACAATGGGTCCCTAGTTTGTGATGGGAACATCGAAGTGCCAGCAATGGCTGCAAGAACTCCACTTAGAAGCACTGGAAAGTTTGAAACTCAGGCGACCTTCTTTCAGAAGCCTAAATGTCAAGCAGTTAAAGTTGCTGATAAATATGAGCAACGAAAGCTGGCTGAGAACGAGTGGCAAGAAGAGAGAGTTTCCCGTTTACAAGTGGAAGATCAACTCTTGAATACTCAGAACATGGTCTCACGGTTAGAGGAGATGCTTGCCAACTTCATACAAAAC GGGAAGTCGCCGACGTCGATTTCTAACAAACTTCCCTTAATAAACTGTGGAAACTTG GGAAAGGATCTTGCATCAGTGTCCACCATGCTCCCCACTAACAATAACGAAGATTTG GGGGTTGAGCCTGTATCAACAGCTACTCTGGTCCCAGTAAACAACAGTAGGAATTTG GAAGAAAGGCTTGCACCGACTTCCAATAGAGTCTCCATAAACAACAAAGTGAATTTG AGGGAAGGGCCTGCATTGACTTCCACTAGGATCCCCATAAGCAACAAGGGAAATTTG GGGAAACGGCCTGCATCGACTTCTACCAGGGTCCAGCTAAAGAACAATGAAAGTTTG GGAACCTCTCCTGCATCATCTTCTGACAGAGCCAATTCAAACAACTACGAACCTTCG acATCGGGCAGATCTCAGTCTAGGGTTTGGAGAAATGATGAGGAAAACGTACCTGCTGTTCAAGTAAATTCATCAAGGCATGTAGCCAGATCTGTGAAG GATTCGAATGTCTCACCCTTCCAGAGGTTCTATAACAGCGCGTCTCAAAAATTGTCTGGCAGCATTCCTTTCATATCAGTACCAGTAGATGCGGCAGTCTTTGGTACCGAGATGGAGCTTTATCTTGACCTGGATGATTTTCGATAG
- the LOC113355762 gene encoding uncharacterized protein LOC113355762 isoform X4 produces the protein MRDLRSGVRRGRSATKVVLEEVERSLADQGRSAMVIRRKRSSIKNNKQQPEPEVEQQQQHDDHNNVDGRELETRCFDEIRENVVEMEDYHDAEENMETCNAPAAEELEEEAYTTPTPFEEPTLLRTRLELHARSATAQIVLTAKKRYLEKGPLRKTRLLHESSSSYEMDGETLEGSVSLAAPECEVTNQNCEMYDHKHEGSVPVDIPECETAKDVVVDSINGKKKKKDKVVQTSNAAPVGMAEDEMHRATRLLGKRKTSGTVAKQPNMEDHLIEADEEYELRGAGKFVSQPAFFQKPNRQALKIAAKFHGQRKLVEKEWEEETVSRLRVEDQLLNTQNMVSRLEETLANIMQNDELKKQVNNGSLVCDGNIEVPAMAARTPLRSTGKFETQATFFQKPKCQAVKVADKYEQRKLAENEWQEERVSRLQVEDQLLNTQNMVSRLEEMLANFIQNGKSPTSISNKLPLINCGNLGKDLASVSTMLPTNNNEDLGVEPVSTATLVPVNNSRNLEERLAPTSNRVSINNKVNLGKRPASTSTRVQLKNNESLGTSPASSSDRANSNNYEPSTSGRSQSRVWRNDEENVPAVQVNSSRHVARSVKDSNVSPFQRFYNSASQKLSGSIPFISVPVDAAVFGTEMELYLDLDDFR, from the exons ATGCGAGACTTGCGTAGTGGAGTTCGAAGAGGTCGTTCAGCAACAAAAGTGGTTCTAGAAGAAGTAGAGAGAAGTCTAGCTGATCAAGGTAGAAGTGCAATGGTGATTCGAAGAAAGAGATCATCGATTAAGAATAACAAACAACAACCAGAACCAGAAgtagagcagcagcagcaacacgaCGATCATAACAATGTTGATGGTCGGGAGCTAGAAACTAGGTGTTTTGATGAAATTCGTGAGAATGTTGTTGAGatggaggattatcatgatgctGAAGAAAATATGGAAACATGCAATGCTCCTGCAGCTGAAGAACTGGAGGAGGAAGCATATACGACTCCTACTCCCTTTGAG GAACCCACCCTTCTTCGCACCCGGCTTGAACTTCACGCACGGTCGGCTACTGCTCAAATT GTTCTTACTGCCAAGAAGCGGTATTTGGAGAAGGGACCGCTGAGGAAAAC AAGACTGCTTCACGAATCATCAAGTAGCTATGAGATGGATGGCGAGACACTGGAAGGATCTGTTTCTCTTGCTGCTCCAGAGTGTGAAGTTACAAACCAAAACTGTGAGATGTACGATCACAAACACGAAGGATCAGTTCCTGTTGATATTCCAGAATGTGAAACTGCAAAGGATGTTGTG GTTGATAGCATCAAcggcaaaaagaagaaaaaagataagGTGGTTCAGACTTCCAAT GCGGCACCTGTTGGTATGGCAGAGGATGAGATGCATAGGGCAACAAGATTATTAGGCAAAAGAAAAA CCTCGGGAACCGTCGCCAAGCAACCCAACATGGAAGATCACCTTATAGAAGCAGATGAAGAATATGAAT TGAGAGGCGCTGGAAAGTTTGTAAGTCAACCCGCTTTCTTCCAAAAGCCTAATCGTCAAGCCCTCAAAATTGCTGCTAAATTTCATGGGCAACGAAAGCTGGTTGAAAAGGAGTGGGAAGAAGAGACAGTGTCCCGTTTACGAGTGGAAGATCAACTCTTGAATACTCAGAACATGGTGTCACGGTTAGAGGAGACGCTCGCCAACATCATGCAAAAC GATGAACTGAAAAAGCAAGTAAACAATGGGTCCCTAGTTTGTGATGGGAACATCGAAGTGCCAGCAATGGCTGCAAGAACTCCACTTAGAAGCACTGGAAAGTTTGAAACTCAGGCGACCTTCTTTCAGAAGCCTAAATGTCAAGCAGTTAAAGTTGCTGATAAATATGAGCAACGAAAGCTGGCTGAGAACGAGTGGCAAGAAGAGAGAGTTTCCCGTTTACAAGTGGAAGATCAACTCTTGAATACTCAGAACATGGTCTCACGGTTAGAGGAGATGCTTGCCAACTTCATACAAAAC GGGAAGTCGCCGACGTCGATTTCTAACAAACTTCCCTTAATAAACTGTGGAAACTTG GGAAAGGATCTTGCATCAGTGTCCACCATGCTCCCCACTAACAATAACGAAGATTTG GGGGTTGAGCCTGTATCAACAGCTACTCTGGTCCCAGTAAACAACAGTAGGAATTTG GAAGAAAGGCTTGCACCGACTTCCAATAGAGTCTCCATAAACAACAAAGTGAATTTG GGGAAACGGCCTGCATCGACTTCTACCAGGGTCCAGCTAAAGAACAATGAAAGTTTG GGAACCTCTCCTGCATCATCTTCTGACAGAGCCAATTCAAACAACTACGAACCTTCG acATCGGGCAGATCTCAGTCTAGGGTTTGGAGAAATGATGAGGAAAACGTACCTGCTGTTCAAGTAAATTCATCAAGGCATGTAGCCAGATCTGTGAAG GATTCGAATGTCTCACCCTTCCAGAGGTTCTATAACAGCGCGTCTCAAAAATTGTCTGGCAGCATTCCTTTCATATCAGTACCAGTAGATGCGGCAGTCTTTGGTACCGAGATGGAGCTTTATCTTGACCTGGATGATTTTCGATAG
- the LOC113355762 gene encoding uncharacterized protein LOC113355762 isoform X7: MDGETLEGSVSLAAPECEVTNQNCEMYDHKHEGSVPVDIPECETAKDVVVDSINGKKKKKDKVVQTSNAAPVGMAEDEMHRATRLLGKRKTSGTVAKQPNMEDHLIEADEEYELRGAGKFVSQPAFFQKPNRQALKIAAKFHGQRKLVEKEWEEETVSRLRVEDQLLNTQNMVSRLEETLANIMQNDELKKQVNNGSLVCDGNIEVPAMAARTPLRSTGKFETQATFFQKPKCQAVKVADKYEQRKLAENEWQEERVSRLQVEDQLLNTQNMVSRLEEMLANFIQNGKSPTSISNKLPLINCGNLGKDLASVSTMLPTNNNEDLGVEPVSTATLVPVNNSRNLEERLAPTSNRVSINNKVNLREGPALTSTRIPISNKGNLGKRPASTSTRVQLKNNESLGTSPASSSDRANSNNYEPSTSGRSQSRVWRNDEENVPAVQVNSSRHVARSVKDSNVSPFQRFYNSASQKLSGSIPFISVPVDAAVFGTEMELYLDLDDFR, encoded by the exons ATGGATGGCGAGACACTGGAAGGATCTGTTTCTCTTGCTGCTCCAGAGTGTGAAGTTACAAACCAAAACTGTGAGATGTACGATCACAAACACGAAGGATCAGTTCCTGTTGATATTCCAGAATGTGAAACTGCAAAGGATGTTGTG GTTGATAGCATCAAcggcaaaaagaagaaaaaagataagGTGGTTCAGACTTCCAAT GCGGCACCTGTTGGTATGGCAGAGGATGAGATGCATAGGGCAACAAGATTATTAGGCAAAAGAAAAA CCTCGGGAACCGTCGCCAAGCAACCCAACATGGAAGATCACCTTATAGAAGCAGATGAAGAATATGAAT TGAGAGGCGCTGGAAAGTTTGTAAGTCAACCCGCTTTCTTCCAAAAGCCTAATCGTCAAGCCCTCAAAATTGCTGCTAAATTTCATGGGCAACGAAAGCTGGTTGAAAAGGAGTGGGAAGAAGAGACAGTGTCCCGTTTACGAGTGGAAGATCAACTCTTGAATACTCAGAACATGGTGTCACGGTTAGAGGAGACGCTCGCCAACATCATGCAAAAC GATGAACTGAAAAAGCAAGTAAACAATGGGTCCCTAGTTTGTGATGGGAACATCGAAGTGCCAGCAATGGCTGCAAGAACTCCACTTAGAAGCACTGGAAAGTTTGAAACTCAGGCGACCTTCTTTCAGAAGCCTAAATGTCAAGCAGTTAAAGTTGCTGATAAATATGAGCAACGAAAGCTGGCTGAGAACGAGTGGCAAGAAGAGAGAGTTTCCCGTTTACAAGTGGAAGATCAACTCTTGAATACTCAGAACATGGTCTCACGGTTAGAGGAGATGCTTGCCAACTTCATACAAAAC GGGAAGTCGCCGACGTCGATTTCTAACAAACTTCCCTTAATAAACTGTGGAAACTTG GGAAAGGATCTTGCATCAGTGTCCACCATGCTCCCCACTAACAATAACGAAGATTTG GGGGTTGAGCCTGTATCAACAGCTACTCTGGTCCCAGTAAACAACAGTAGGAATTTG GAAGAAAGGCTTGCACCGACTTCCAATAGAGTCTCCATAAACAACAAAGTGAATTTG AGGGAAGGGCCTGCATTGACTTCCACTAGGATCCCCATAAGCAACAAGGGAAATTTG GGGAAACGGCCTGCATCGACTTCTACCAGGGTCCAGCTAAAGAACAATGAAAGTTTG GGAACCTCTCCTGCATCATCTTCTGACAGAGCCAATTCAAACAACTACGAACCTTCG acATCGGGCAGATCTCAGTCTAGGGTTTGGAGAAATGATGAGGAAAACGTACCTGCTGTTCAAGTAAATTCATCAAGGCATGTAGCCAGATCTGTGAAG GATTCGAATGTCTCACCCTTCCAGAGGTTCTATAACAGCGCGTCTCAAAAATTGTCTGGCAGCATTCCTTTCATATCAGTACCAGTAGATGCGGCAGTCTTTGGTACCGAGATGGAGCTTTATCTTGACCTGGATGATTTTCGATAG
- the LOC113355762 gene encoding uncharacterized protein LOC113355762 isoform X5: MRDLRSGVRRGRSATKVVLEEVERSLADQGRSAMVIRRKRSSIKNNKQQPEPEVEQQQQHDDHNNVDGRELETRCFDEIRENVVEMEDYHDAEENMETCNAPAAEELEEEAYTTPTPFEVLTAKKRYLEKGPLRKTRLLHESSSSYEMDGETLEGSVSLAAPECEVTNQNCEMYDHKHEGSVPVDIPECETAKDVVVDSINGKKKKKDKVVQTSNAAPVGMAEDEMHRATRLLGKRKTSGTVAKQPNMEDHLIEADEEYELRGAGKFVSQPAFFQKPNRQALKIAAKFHGQRKLVEKEWEEETVSRLRVEDQLLNTQNMVSRLEETLANIMQNDELKKQVNNGSLVCDGNIEVPAMAARTPLRSTGKFETQATFFQKPKCQAVKVADKYEQRKLAENEWQEERVSRLQVEDQLLNTQNMVSRLEEMLANFIQNGKSPTSISNKLPLINCGNLGKDLASVSTMLPTNNNEDLGVEPVSTATLVPVNNSRNLEERLAPTSNRVSINNKVNLREGPALTSTRIPISNKGNLGKRPASTSTRVQLKNNESLGTSPASSSDRANSNNYEPSTSGRSQSRVWRNDEENVPAVQVNSSRHVARSVKDSNVSPFQRFYNSASQKLSGSIPFISVPVDAAVFGTEMELYLDLDDFR; encoded by the exons ATGCGAGACTTGCGTAGTGGAGTTCGAAGAGGTCGTTCAGCAACAAAAGTGGTTCTAGAAGAAGTAGAGAGAAGTCTAGCTGATCAAGGTAGAAGTGCAATGGTGATTCGAAGAAAGAGATCATCGATTAAGAATAACAAACAACAACCAGAACCAGAAgtagagcagcagcagcaacacgaCGATCATAACAATGTTGATGGTCGGGAGCTAGAAACTAGGTGTTTTGATGAAATTCGTGAGAATGTTGTTGAGatggaggattatcatgatgctGAAGAAAATATGGAAACATGCAATGCTCCTGCAGCTGAAGAACTGGAGGAGGAAGCATATACGACTCCTACTCCCTTTGAG GTTCTTACTGCCAAGAAGCGGTATTTGGAGAAGGGACCGCTGAGGAAAAC AAGACTGCTTCACGAATCATCAAGTAGCTATGAGATGGATGGCGAGACACTGGAAGGATCTGTTTCTCTTGCTGCTCCAGAGTGTGAAGTTACAAACCAAAACTGTGAGATGTACGATCACAAACACGAAGGATCAGTTCCTGTTGATATTCCAGAATGTGAAACTGCAAAGGATGTTGTG GTTGATAGCATCAAcggcaaaaagaagaaaaaagataagGTGGTTCAGACTTCCAAT GCGGCACCTGTTGGTATGGCAGAGGATGAGATGCATAGGGCAACAAGATTATTAGGCAAAAGAAAAA CCTCGGGAACCGTCGCCAAGCAACCCAACATGGAAGATCACCTTATAGAAGCAGATGAAGAATATGAAT TGAGAGGCGCTGGAAAGTTTGTAAGTCAACCCGCTTTCTTCCAAAAGCCTAATCGTCAAGCCCTCAAAATTGCTGCTAAATTTCATGGGCAACGAAAGCTGGTTGAAAAGGAGTGGGAAGAAGAGACAGTGTCCCGTTTACGAGTGGAAGATCAACTCTTGAATACTCAGAACATGGTGTCACGGTTAGAGGAGACGCTCGCCAACATCATGCAAAAC GATGAACTGAAAAAGCAAGTAAACAATGGGTCCCTAGTTTGTGATGGGAACATCGAAGTGCCAGCAATGGCTGCAAGAACTCCACTTAGAAGCACTGGAAAGTTTGAAACTCAGGCGACCTTCTTTCAGAAGCCTAAATGTCAAGCAGTTAAAGTTGCTGATAAATATGAGCAACGAAAGCTGGCTGAGAACGAGTGGCAAGAAGAGAGAGTTTCCCGTTTACAAGTGGAAGATCAACTCTTGAATACTCAGAACATGGTCTCACGGTTAGAGGAGATGCTTGCCAACTTCATACAAAAC GGGAAGTCGCCGACGTCGATTTCTAACAAACTTCCCTTAATAAACTGTGGAAACTTG GGAAAGGATCTTGCATCAGTGTCCACCATGCTCCCCACTAACAATAACGAAGATTTG GGGGTTGAGCCTGTATCAACAGCTACTCTGGTCCCAGTAAACAACAGTAGGAATTTG GAAGAAAGGCTTGCACCGACTTCCAATAGAGTCTCCATAAACAACAAAGTGAATTTG AGGGAAGGGCCTGCATTGACTTCCACTAGGATCCCCATAAGCAACAAGGGAAATTTG GGGAAACGGCCTGCATCGACTTCTACCAGGGTCCAGCTAAAGAACAATGAAAGTTTG GGAACCTCTCCTGCATCATCTTCTGACAGAGCCAATTCAAACAACTACGAACCTTCG acATCGGGCAGATCTCAGTCTAGGGTTTGGAGAAATGATGAGGAAAACGTACCTGCTGTTCAAGTAAATTCATCAAGGCATGTAGCCAGATCTGTGAAG GATTCGAATGTCTCACCCTTCCAGAGGTTCTATAACAGCGCGTCTCAAAAATTGTCTGGCAGCATTCCTTTCATATCAGTACCAGTAGATGCGGCAGTCTTTGGTACCGAGATGGAGCTTTATCTTGACCTGGATGATTTTCGATAG
- the LOC113355762 gene encoding uncharacterized protein LOC113355762 isoform X6 — protein MRDLRSGVRRGRSATKVVLEEVERSLADQGRSAMVIRRKRSSIKNNKQQPEPEVEQQQQHDDHNNVDGRELETRCFDEIRENVVEMEDYHDAEENMETCNAPAAEELEEEAYTTPTPFEVLTAKKRYLEKGPLRKTLLHESSSSYEMDGETLEGSVSLAAPECEVTNQNCEMYDHKHEGSVPVDIPECETAKDVVVDSINGKKKKKDKVVQTSNAAPVGMAEDEMHRATRLLGKRKTSGTVAKQPNMEDHLIEADEEYELRGAGKFVSQPAFFQKPNRQALKIAAKFHGQRKLVEKEWEEETVSRLRVEDQLLNTQNMVSRLEETLANIMQNDELKKQVNNGSLVCDGNIEVPAMAARTPLRSTGKFETQATFFQKPKCQAVKVADKYEQRKLAENEWQEERVSRLQVEDQLLNTQNMVSRLEEMLANFIQNGKSPTSISNKLPLINCGNLGKDLASVSTMLPTNNNEDLGVEPVSTATLVPVNNSRNLEERLAPTSNRVSINNKVNLREGPALTSTRIPISNKGNLGKRPASTSTRVQLKNNESLGTSPASSSDRANSNNYEPSTSGRSQSRVWRNDEENVPAVQVNSSRHVARSVKDSNVSPFQRFYNSASQKLSGSIPFISVPVDAAVFGTEMELYLDLDDFR, from the exons ATGCGAGACTTGCGTAGTGGAGTTCGAAGAGGTCGTTCAGCAACAAAAGTGGTTCTAGAAGAAGTAGAGAGAAGTCTAGCTGATCAAGGTAGAAGTGCAATGGTGATTCGAAGAAAGAGATCATCGATTAAGAATAACAAACAACAACCAGAACCAGAAgtagagcagcagcagcaacacgaCGATCATAACAATGTTGATGGTCGGGAGCTAGAAACTAGGTGTTTTGATGAAATTCGTGAGAATGTTGTTGAGatggaggattatcatgatgctGAAGAAAATATGGAAACATGCAATGCTCCTGCAGCTGAAGAACTGGAGGAGGAAGCATATACGACTCCTACTCCCTTTGAG GTTCTTACTGCCAAGAAGCGGTATTTGGAGAAGGGACCGCTGAGGAAAAC ACTGCTTCACGAATCATCAAGTAGCTATGAGATGGATGGCGAGACACTGGAAGGATCTGTTTCTCTTGCTGCTCCAGAGTGTGAAGTTACAAACCAAAACTGTGAGATGTACGATCACAAACACGAAGGATCAGTTCCTGTTGATATTCCAGAATGTGAAACTGCAAAGGATGTTGTG GTTGATAGCATCAAcggcaaaaagaagaaaaaagataagGTGGTTCAGACTTCCAAT GCGGCACCTGTTGGTATGGCAGAGGATGAGATGCATAGGGCAACAAGATTATTAGGCAAAAGAAAAA CCTCGGGAACCGTCGCCAAGCAACCCAACATGGAAGATCACCTTATAGAAGCAGATGAAGAATATGAAT TGAGAGGCGCTGGAAAGTTTGTAAGTCAACCCGCTTTCTTCCAAAAGCCTAATCGTCAAGCCCTCAAAATTGCTGCTAAATTTCATGGGCAACGAAAGCTGGTTGAAAAGGAGTGGGAAGAAGAGACAGTGTCCCGTTTACGAGTGGAAGATCAACTCTTGAATACTCAGAACATGGTGTCACGGTTAGAGGAGACGCTCGCCAACATCATGCAAAAC GATGAACTGAAAAAGCAAGTAAACAATGGGTCCCTAGTTTGTGATGGGAACATCGAAGTGCCAGCAATGGCTGCAAGAACTCCACTTAGAAGCACTGGAAAGTTTGAAACTCAGGCGACCTTCTTTCAGAAGCCTAAATGTCAAGCAGTTAAAGTTGCTGATAAATATGAGCAACGAAAGCTGGCTGAGAACGAGTGGCAAGAAGAGAGAGTTTCCCGTTTACAAGTGGAAGATCAACTCTTGAATACTCAGAACATGGTCTCACGGTTAGAGGAGATGCTTGCCAACTTCATACAAAAC GGGAAGTCGCCGACGTCGATTTCTAACAAACTTCCCTTAATAAACTGTGGAAACTTG GGAAAGGATCTTGCATCAGTGTCCACCATGCTCCCCACTAACAATAACGAAGATTTG GGGGTTGAGCCTGTATCAACAGCTACTCTGGTCCCAGTAAACAACAGTAGGAATTTG GAAGAAAGGCTTGCACCGACTTCCAATAGAGTCTCCATAAACAACAAAGTGAATTTG AGGGAAGGGCCTGCATTGACTTCCACTAGGATCCCCATAAGCAACAAGGGAAATTTG GGGAAACGGCCTGCATCGACTTCTACCAGGGTCCAGCTAAAGAACAATGAAAGTTTG GGAACCTCTCCTGCATCATCTTCTGACAGAGCCAATTCAAACAACTACGAACCTTCG acATCGGGCAGATCTCAGTCTAGGGTTTGGAGAAATGATGAGGAAAACGTACCTGCTGTTCAAGTAAATTCATCAAGGCATGTAGCCAGATCTGTGAAG GATTCGAATGTCTCACCCTTCCAGAGGTTCTATAACAGCGCGTCTCAAAAATTGTCTGGCAGCATTCCTTTCATATCAGTACCAGTAGATGCGGCAGTCTTTGGTACCGAGATGGAGCTTTATCTTGACCTGGATGATTTTCGATAG